From the Porphyrobacter sp. CACIAM 03H1 genome, the window TGGTGTTCTTCCGAATATCTACGAATTTCACCTCTACACTCGGAATTCCACTCGCCTCTCCAAGATTCTAGCTTCCCAGTTTCAAGGGCAGTTCCGGGGTTGAGCCCCGGGATTTCACCCCTGACTTAAAAAGCCGCCTACGTGCGCTTTACGCCCAGTAATTCCGAACAACGCTAGCTCCCTCCGTATTACCGCGGCTGCTGGCACGGAGTTAGCCGGAGCTTATTCTCCAGGTACTGTCATTATCATCCCTGGTAAAAGAACTTTACAACCCTAAGGCCTTCATCACTCACGCGGCATTGCTGGATCAGGCTTTCGCCCATTGTCCAATATTCCCCACTGCTGCCTCCCGTAGGAGTCTGGGCCGTGTCTCAGTCCCAGTGTGGCTGATCATCCTCTCAGACCAGCTATGGATCGTCGCCTTGGTAGGCCTTTACCCCACCAACTAGCTAATCCAACGCGGGCCCATCCAAAGGCGATAAATCTTTGGTCCGAAGACATTATCCGGTATTAGCTCAAATTTCTCTGAGTTATTCCGAACCTAAGGGCAGGTTCCCACGCGTTACGCACCCGTGCGCCACTAGACCCGAAGGTCTCGTTCGACTTGCATGTGTTAGGCATGCCGCCAGCGTTCGTTCTGAGCCAGGATCAAACTCTCAAGTTGTGTCACACACCAAACCGGCATGGGGATAACCCCATCGACCAGCATGGCATGAGCTGCAAGGAGCCGATACCTGCACTGTCAAACGTAATGGATACGAATGAACATGCTTGCCATCCGGGCAGGCGTGGAGCCCGCGATCGGATATGGCGATCGGCTTGAGTTAACCGGTTACCGGAGCCTTGAGGTCCCCGGACCGGGCGCCGTCGCCCACATGTCCCTTCATCAAAAACCAACGATGTCAAAGAGCCGCCAGACAGAAATGGCGGACAGCGCTTGGTTCCCCGATTTACACCGGGGGACCGGCTATCCGAATTTGTTGGCGACCGAGCGTTGCGGTGGCGGTGGAAGCCGTCAGCGCCGCGTCGGTGGAGCCCATCTATGAGCGCTTCCTGATTCGGTCAACGGGTTTTTGCAATTTTATTTCAGGGACGCGCAAGAACCGCAGAATTCCGCCATTTTTTCCCTACATTCGGCCCCTCTCCGTCCCCTTGGACCCCCGAGAATCACCCCGGGCACTCCGCGAATCCGGGTGAATCACCCCCCTGAATCGGCCTTTCGGCGGCTTTCAGACCAGCCACGCCCCCTTTCCGGCCGCGATTCACCCCGGATCGCCCGGCGAATCCGCGGCAGACGGATTCGCGGCCTGTTGGGAGCCTCGCTCCGACATGGTAGGATCGCCCCTGCGTGACAGTGCCGCCAGCGCCCTGCCGCATGGGAGAGAGACCATGAGAGCGCGACACCTGTTCGCCGCCACTGCGCTAGCCGCCGCCTTGCCGGTAGCGGCGGAGACCCCCTCGCCTGCTCCTTCGCCCGCCGCCGGCCTCGTCGATCCCGGAGCCGAGGTGCTGCTGCTGGAGGAGGAGCGTCACGCAAGGCTTACGCTTCCCGTGCTGGTGGAAGGCGCCGGTCCCTTCGCCTTCATGATCGACACCGGCAGCCAGGCCACCGCCATCACCCACCAGATTCGCACCGCGGCGAATCTCGCGCCCGCGGGGACGGCCGTGCTGGTCGGCATGGCCAGCCGCCGCGAGGTCGAGCTCGCTCGGGTCGGTCGCATCGATTTCGGCACCAACAGCTTCACCGATTTCACCGCGCCCGTGCTCGCGCGCGAGAACGTCGGGGCGGACGGGATCATCGGACTCGACGCGCTGCAGGACTTCCGCGTGCTGATCGACTTCCGCAAGCAGACCATCGCGGTGGAGGATGCCAGCCGCAAAGCCCGGGGCGGCGGGTTCGAGATCATCGTGCGTGCGCGCCAGAAGCTCGGACAGCTGCTCATCACCGATGCCTTCGTCGACGATGTGCGGGCGACGGTAATCATCGACACCGGCGCGCAGGCGAGCCTGGGCAACCTCGCCCTGCGCGAGCGGATCCGCGCGCGCCGCGCCGAGGAGGTCGTCACCACCGACGTCAACGGCGTCGATATCGTCGGCGAGCTTGCCATCGTGCGCTCGCTCACGATCGAGGGCATGTCGCTGTCCGACGTGCCGCTGACCTTTGCCGACACCCCCGCC encodes:
- a CDS encoding retropepsin-like aspartic protease codes for the protein MRARHLFAATALAAALPVAAETPSPAPSPAAGLVDPGAEVLLLEEERHARLTLPVLVEGAGPFAFMIDTGSQATAITHQIRTAANLAPAGTAVLVGMASRREVELARVGRIDFGTNSFTDFTAPVLARENVGADGIIGLDALQDFRVLIDFRKQTIAVEDASRKARGGGFEIIVRARQKLGQLLITDAFVDDVRATVIIDTGAQASLGNLALRERIRARRAEEVVTTDVNGVDIVGELAIVRSLTIEGMSLSDVPLTFADTPAFAALGLQDQPVLSIGMQHLALFDRVAIDFDRQRILFDVPADVARALRQAKQSANYRARF